A window of Clavibacter michiganensis contains these coding sequences:
- the rpsI gene encoding 30S ribosomal protein S9, which yields MAQISDSLDVAPESFSTETPNEEAPKAPRAVLNVSGGAVGRRKQAIARVRLVPGSGSITVNGREFADYFPNKLHQQLVNDPFKVLDLLGSYDVVARISGGGPSGQAGALRLGIARALNEIDEENNRAVLKKNGFLSRDARVKERKKAGLKKARKAPQFSKR from the coding sequence ACGTGGCTCCCGAGAGCTTCTCGACCGAGACCCCGAACGAGGAGGCCCCCAAGGCCCCCCGCGCGGTCCTCAACGTGTCCGGCGGCGCCGTCGGACGACGCAAGCAGGCCATCGCCCGCGTGCGCCTCGTCCCCGGCTCCGGCTCGATCACGGTCAACGGCCGTGAGTTCGCGGACTACTTCCCCAACAAGCTGCACCAGCAGCTCGTGAACGACCCGTTCAAGGTGCTCGACCTCCTCGGCAGCTACGACGTCGTCGCGCGCATCTCCGGCGGCGGCCCCTCCGGCCAGGCCGGCGCCCTGCGCCTCGGCATCGCCCGCGCCCTCAACGAGATCGACGAGGAGAACAACCGCGCCGTGCTGAAGAAGAACGGCTTCCTCAGCCGCGACGCGCGCGTCAAGGAGCGCAAGAAGGCCGGACTCAAGAAGGCCCGCAAGGCGCCCCAGTTCTCGAAGCGCTAA